In the genome of Neofelis nebulosa isolate mNeoNeb1 chromosome 8, mNeoNeb1.pri, whole genome shotgun sequence, one region contains:
- the TCF20 gene encoding transcription factor 20 isoform X1, producing the protein MLEGCWPAAVLLNSMQSFREQSSYHGDQQSYPQEVHGSSRIEEFSPRQAQMFQNFGGAGGGGGGGGGGGGGRRGTAAAAAMASETSGHQGYQGFRKEAGDFYYMAGSKDPVTTGNPQPPQRRPSGPVQSYGPPQGSSFGSQYASEGHVGQFQAQHSALGGVSHYQQDYTGPFSPGSAQYQQQAPSQQQQQQQQQVQQLRQQLYQSHQPLPQASGQPASGSSHLQPMQRPPALPSSAAGYQLRVGQFGPHYQSSAAPSSSSFPSPQRFGQSGQSYDGGYSANAGSQYEGHGVGSNAQAYGTQSNYSYQPQSMKNFEQAKIPPGTQQPQQQPQQQAQQHPPQHVTQYTNAATKLPLQGQVGQYSQPEVPVRSPMQFHQNFSPISNPSPAASVVQSPSCSSTPSPLMQSGESLQCGQGSVPMGPRNRILQLMPQLSPTPSMMPSPNSHAAGFKGFGLEGVPEKRLTDPGLSSLSALSTQVANLPNTVQHMLLSDALTPQKKTSKRPSSSSKKADSCTNSEGSSQPEEQLKSPMAESLDGGCSSSSEDQGERVRQLSGQSTSSDTTYKGGASEKAGSSPAQGTQNEAPRLNASPAAGDEAASPGAKDTPLSSEGNPKVNEKTVGVIVSREAMTSRVEKPGGQDKSSQEDDPAVTQRPPSTGGAKETSHPSVPQPEPPGVGSKGNKNGDNNSNHNGEGNGQSGHSAVGPGFIGRSEPSKSPGSLRYSYKDSFGSAVPRNVSSFPQYPTGQDKGDFTGHGERKGRNEKFPSLLQEVLQGYHHHPDRRYSRSTQEHQGMAGGLEGATRPNVLVSQTNELASRGLLNKSIGSLLENPHWGPWERKSSGTAPEMKQINLADYPIPRKFEIEPQSSAHEPGGSLSERRSVICDISPLRQIVRDPGAHSLGHMGADARLARSERLNPSLSQSVILPGGLVSMETKLKSQSGQIKEEDFEPPKSQASFNNKKSGDHCHPASIKHESYRGNASPGAAHDSISDYGPQDSRPAPMRRVPGRVGGREGMRGRSPSQYHDFSEKLKMSPGRSRGPGGDPHHMNPHMTFSERANRTSLHAPFSPNSESLASAYHTNTRAHAYGDPNAGLNSQLHYKRQMYQQQQEEYKDWSSSSAQGVISAAQHRQEGPRKSPRQQQFLDRVRSPLKNDKDGMMYGPPMGTYHDPSAQEGGRCLMSSDGLSNKGIELKHGSQKLQQESCWDLSRQTSPAKSSGPPGMSNQKRYGPPHEADGHGLAETAQSSKPGNVMLRLPGQEDHSSQNPLIMRRRVRSFISPIPSKRQSQDVKNSNTEDKGRLLHPPKEGADRAFNSYAHLSHSQDVKSVPKRESSKDLPSPDSRNCPAVTLTSPAKTKILPPRKGRGLKLEAIVQKITSPNIRRSASSNSAEAGGDTVTLDDILSLKSGPPEGGSVAVPDAEMEKRKGELVSDLVCPTSQDLNVEKPLARSSEEWRGSGDDKVKTETHPDTVTAGKEPPGTMTSTTSQKPGSNQGRPDGSLGGTAPLIFSDAKNVPPAGVSAPEANPKAEDKESDTVTISPKQEGFPPKGYFPSGKKKGRPIGSVNKQKKQQPPPPPPQPPQIPEASADGEPKPKKQRQRRERRKPGAQPRKRKTKQAVPIVEPQEPEIKLKYATQPLDKTDAKNKSFFPYIHVVNKCELGAVCTIINAEEEEQTKLVRGRKGQRSLTPPPSSTESKVLPASSFMLQGPVVTESSVMGHLVCCLCGKWASYRNMGDLFGPFYPQDYAATLPKNPPPKRATEMQSKVKVRHKSASNGSKTDTEEEEEQQQKEQRSLAAHPRFKRRHRSEDCGGGPRSLSRGLPCKKATTEGGGEKTVLDSKPSVPTTSEGGPELELQIPELPLDSNEFWVHEGCILWANGIYLVCGRLYGLQEALEIAREMKCSHCQEAGATLGCYNKGCSFRYHYPCAIDADCLLHEENFSVRCPKHKPPLPFPLPPLQNKTAKGSLSTEQSERG; encoded by the coding sequence GAGGGCTGTTGGCCTGCTGCCGTGCTGCTGAACAGTATGCAGTCCTTCCGGGAGCAAAGCAGTTACCACGGAGACCAACAGAGCTACCCGCAGGAGGTACACGGCTCATCCCGGATAGAAGAGTTCAGCCCTCGTCAGGCCCAGATGTTCCAGAATTTTGGGGGTGCaggtggcggcggcggtggcggcggcggcggcggcggcgggcgacGAGGaacggcggcggcggcagcgatGGCTAGCGAAACCTCTGGCCACCAGGGCTACCAGGGTTTCAGGAAGGAGGCTGGAGACTTTTACTACATGGCGGGCAGCAAAGACCCCGTGACGACCGGAAACCCGCAGCCGCCTCAGCGAAGGCCTTCGGGGCCTGTGCAGAGCTACGGACCCCCCCAGGGGAGCAGCTTTGGCAGTCAGTATGCGAGCGAGGGTCACGTGGGCCAGTTTCAAGCACAGCACTCTGCCCTTGGTGGTGTGTCTCATTATCAGCAGGATTACACGGGGCCCTTCTCTCCAGGGAGCGCTCAGTACCAGCAGCAGGCCCccagccagcagcagcagcagcagcagcagcaggtacAGCAGTTGAGACAACAGCTTTACCAGTCCCATCAGCCTCTGCCGCAAGCCAGCGGCCAGCCAGCGTCTGGTTCGTCCCATCTGCAGCCGATGCAGCGGCCCCCGGCTCTGCCGTCCTCCGCCGCCGGGTACCAGCTCCGAGTGGGTCAGTTCGGCCCGCACTACCAGTCTTCTGCCGccccgtcctcctcctccttcccttcgcCACAGCGTTTCGGCCAGTCCGGACAGAGCTACGACGGCGGTTACAGCGCGAACGCCGGATCCCAGTATGAAGGACACGGCGTGGGCTCTAATGCACAGGCCTATGGGACACAATCAAATTACAGCTATCAGCCTCAATCCATGAAGAATTTTGAACAGGCAAAGATTCCGCCAGGgacgcagcagccgcagcagcagccgcagcagcaggcGCAGCAGCACCCCCCCCAGCATGTGACGCAGTACACCAACGCTGCCACCAAGCTGCCCCTGCAGGGCCAGGTGGGCCAGTACAGCCAGCCCGAGGTGCCTGTGAGGTCCCCCATGCAGTTCCACCAGAACTTCAGCCCCATCTCGAACCCCTCCCCCGCGGCCTCGGTGGTTCAGTCTCCGAGCTGTAGCTCCACCCCGTCTCCTCTGATGCAGAGCGGGGAGAGCCTCCAGTGCGGGCAAGGCAGTGTGCCCATGGGTCCCAGAAACAGAATTTTACAGTTAATGCCCCAGCTCAGCCCGACCCCCTCAATGATGCCCAGCCCTAATTCTCATGCTGCGGGCTTCAAAGGGTTTGGACTAGAAGGAGTGCCAGAAAAGCGACTGACAGATCCTGGGCTGAGTAGTTTGAGCGCCCTGAGTACTCAAGTGGCCAATCTTCCTAATACCGTTCAGCACATGCTACTTTCTGATGCCCTGACGCCTCAGAAGAAGACCTCCAAGAGGCCCTCCTCGTCTTCTAAGAAAGCAGACAGCTGCACAAACTCCGAAGGCTCCTCACAGCCTGAAGAACAACTGAAGTCCCCCATGGCAGAGTCGCTGGACGGAGGCTGCTCCAGCAGCTCTGAGGATCAAGGCGAGCGTGTGAGGCAGCTAAGTGGCCAGAGCACCAGCTCCGACACCACCTACAAGGGCGGAGCCTCCGAGAAAGCTGGCTCCTCACCAGCGCAGGGCACTCAGAACGAAGCCCCCAGACTCAATGCCAGTCCTGCAGCCGGAGACGAGGCTGCCTCGCCAGGCGCTAAGGACACACCGTTGTCATCCGAGGGCAACCCAAAAGTCAATGAGAAGACGGTTGGGGTGATTGTCTCCCGGGAAGCTATGACAAGTCGGGTAGAAAAGCCTGGTGGGCAAGATAAAAGCTCCCAAGAGGATGATCCTGCAGTCACTCAAAGGCCACCCAGCACCGGTGGGGCAAAGGAGACCAGTCACCCATCAGTTCCGCAGCCAGAGCCCCCGGGGGTCgggagcaaaggaaacaagaatgGAGATAATAACTCGAACCACAATGGAGAGGGAAATGGCCAGAGCGGGCACTCCGCGGTGGGCCCTGGTTTTATAGGCAGAAGTGAGCCCAGCAAAtctcctggaagcctgcgctacAGTTACAAAGATAGTTTCGGGTCGGCCGTGCCAAGAAACGTCAGTAGCTTTCCTCAGTATCCTACGGGACAAGATAAGGGTGACTTCACTGGCCACGGGGAGCGAAAGGGTAGAAATGAGAAGTTCCCTAGCCTCCTGCAGGAAGTGCTTCAGGGCTACCACCACCACCCTGACAGGAGATATTCTAGGAGCACTCAGGAGCATCAGGGCATGGCTGGTGGCCTGGAAGGAGCCACGAGGCCTAACGTCTTGGTCAGTCAAACCAATGAATTGGCTAGCAGGGGCCTTTTGAACAAAAGCATTGGGTCCCTACTAGAAAACCCGCACTGGGGCCCCTGGGAGAGGAAGTCAAGCGGCACGGCTCCTGAGATGAAACAGATCAATTTGGCTGACTATCCGATTCCCAGAAAGTTTGAAATAGAGCCCCAGTCATCGGCTCATGAGCCCGGGGGTTCCCTCTCTGAAAGAAGATCAGTGATCTGTGATATTTCTCCACTAAGACAGATTGTCAGGGACCCGGGGGCTCACTCACTGGGACACATGGGTGCTGACGCCAGACTTGCAAGGAGTGAACGGCTCAATCCAAGTTTAAGTCAGTCGGTCATTCTTCCGGGTGGGTTGGTATCCATGGAAACAAAGCTGAAATCCCAGAGCGGGCAGATAAAAGAAGAAGACTTTGAACCACCCAAATCTCAAGCTAGTTTCAACAACAAGAAATCCGGAGACCACTGCCATCCTGCTAGCATCAAGCACGAGTCTTACCGCGGCAATGCCAGCCCTGGAGCAGCCCACGATTCCATCTCAGACTACGGCCCACAGGACAGCCGACCCGCGCCAATGCGGCGGGTCCCTGGCAGAGTCGGTGGTCGGGAGGGCATGAGGGGTCGGTCCCCTTCGCAATATCATGACTTCTCAGAAAAACTGAAGATGTCtcctgggaggagcagaggcccAGGGGGAGACCCTCATCACATGAACCCACACATGACCTTCTCGGAGAGGGCCAACCGGACTTCTTTACACGCTCCCTTCTCTCCCAACTCAGAAAGCCTGGCCTCCGCTTACCACACAAATACGCGGGCTCATGCTTATGGGGACCCCAACGCAGGCTTGAATTCTCAGCTCCATTATAAGAGACAGATGTACCAACAGCAACAAGAGGAATACAAAGACTGGAGCAGCAGCTCTGCTCAGGGAGTAATCTCTGCGGCACAGCACAGGCAGGAGGGACCACGGAAGAGCCCGAGGCAGCAGCAGTTTCTCGACAGGGTGCGGAGCCCCCTGAAAAACGACAAAGACGGTATGATGTATGGCCCACCAATGGGGACTTACCACGACCCCAGCGCTCAGGAAGGCGGGCGCTGCCTCATGTCTAGTGACGGTCTGTCTAACAAAGGCATTGAATTGAAGCATGGCTCCCAGAAGCTACAACAAGAATCTTGTTGGGATCTTTCCCGACAGACTTCTCCAGCCAAAAGCAGCGGCCCTCCGGGGATGTCCAATCAGAAAAGGTACGGACCCCCCCATGAGGCCGACGGGCACGGGCTCGCCGAGACCGCACAGTCATCCAAACCCGGCAATGTTATGCTCAGGCTTCCAGGCCAAGAGGATCATTCTTCTCAAAACCCCTTAATCATGCGGAGGCGGGTGCGTTCCTTTATCTCTCCCATCCCCAGCAAGAGGCAGTCACAAGATGTGAAAAACAGTAACACCGAAGATAAAGGGCGCCTCCTTCACCCACCAAAGGAAGGCGCCGATCGAGCATTCAATTCCTATGCGCATCTTTCTCACAGTCAGGATGTCAAGTCTGTCCCTAAGAGAGAATCCTCCAAGGACCTTCCGAGTCCAGATAGTAGGAACTGCCCTGCCGTCACCCTCACGAGCCCTGCTAAGACCAAAATACTGCCCCCTCGGAAAGGACGGGGGTTGAAACTGGAGGCTATAGTTCAGAAGATCACGTCCCCGAATATTAGGAGGAGTGCATCCTCGAACAGCGCGGAGGCTGGGGGAGACACGGTTACTCTCGATGACATACTGTCTTTGAAGAGTGGCCCTCCCGAAGGTGGGAGTGTGGCTGTTCCGGACGCcgagatggagaagagaaaaggtgAGCTGGTATCTGACCTAGTCTGTCCCACAAGCCAGGACTTGAACGTAGAAAAGCCCCTGGCGAGGTCTTCCGAGGAGTGGCGTGGCAGTGGGGACGACAAAGTGAAGACCGAAACACACCCAGACACGGTCACCGCCGGAAAGGAACCCCCTGGCACCATGACGTCCACCACCTCACAGAAGCCTGGGAGTAACCAGGGGAGACCAGACGGTTCCCTTGGTGGGACTGCGCCTTTAATCTTTTCTGACGCAAAGAATGTACCTCCAGCGGGCGTGTCGGCCCCTGAGGCAAACCCCAAGGCTGAAGACAAGGAGAGCGATACAGTGACGATTTCCCCCAAACAAGAGGGTTTCCCCCCGAAGGGGTACTTCCCGTCAGGAAAGAAGAAGGGGAGACCCATCGGTAGTGTGAacaagcagaagaaacagcagcCACCACCTCCACCCCCTCAGCCCCCTCAGATACCAGAAGCTTCTGCAGATGGAGAGCCAAAGCCAAAAAAGCAGAGGCAAAGGCGGGAGAGAAGGAAGCCTGGGGCCCAGCCAAGGAAGCGGAAAACCAAACAGGCGGTTCCCATCGTGGAACCCCAAGAACCTGAGATCAAACTAAAGTATGCCACCCAGCCACTGGATAAAACCGACGCCAAGAACAAGTCTTTTTTCCCTTACATCCATGTAGTAAATAAGTGTGAGCTTGGAGCCGTGTGTACAATCATCAATGCTGAAGAAGAAGAACAGACCAAATTGGTGAGGGGTCGGAAGGGTCAGAGGTCTCTGACCCCGCCGCCCAGCAGCACTGAAAGCAAGGTGCTCCCGGCTTCGTCCTTCATGCTGCAGGGCCCCGTCGTGACAGAGTCTtctgttatggggcacctggtttgCTGTCTGTGTGGCAAGTGGGCCAGTTACCGGAACATGGGCGACCTCTTTGGACCCTTTTATCCCCAAGATTATGCAGCCACTCTCCCGAAGAATCCGCCGCCCAAGAGGGCCACGGAAATGCAGAGCAAGGTTAAGGTACGGCACAAAAGCGCGTCCAACGGCTCCAAGACGGAcactgaggaggaggaagagcagcaGCAGAAGGAGCAGAGGAGCCTGGCCGCCCACCCCAGGTTTAAGCGGCGACACCGCTCGGAAGACTGTGGCGGGGGCCCTCGGTCCCTGTCCAGGGGGCTCCCTTGTAAGAAAGCAACCACCGAGGGCGGCGGCGAAAAGACCGTTTTGGACTCAAAGCCCTCCGTGCCCACCACTTCCGAAGGTGGCCCCGAGCTGGAGTTACAAATCCCTGAACTACCTCTTGACAGCAATGAATTTTGGGTCCATGAGGGTTGTATTCTCTGGGCCAACGGAATCTACCTGGTGTGCGGCAGGCTCTATGGCCTGCAGGAGGCGCTGGAAATAGCCAGAGAGATG